One segment of Streptomyces sp. NBC_00576 DNA contains the following:
- the mmsA gene encoding multiple monosaccharide ABC transporter ATP-binding protein yields MAGPVLEMRSIVKTFPGVKALSDVTLTVRQGEVHAICGENGAGKSTLMKVLSGVHPHGSYEGEILFEGEEVRFKDIRASEQHGIVIIHQELALSPYLSLAENIFLGNEHAKGGFINWRETLRHATELLRRVGLTDHPETRVTDIGVGKQQLVEIAKALSKKVKLLILDEPTAALNDEDSDKLLDLILELKNQGITSIIISHKLNEIRKVADSVTIIRDGHSIETLDVKSPETTEDRIISGMVGRDLDHRFPERTPHEAEKNAAPALEIRDWTVHHPIDQQRKVVDDVSIQVRRGEIVGIAGLMGAGRTELAMSVFGRSYGRYAGGTVLKDGEEIRTKTVAEAVEHGIAYVTEDRKHYGLNLIDTINRNISLTALNKVAKRGVVDEQEERQVSEGFRKSMNIKAPTVFEPVGKLSGGNQQKVVLSKWIFAGPDVLILDEPTRGIDVGAKFEIYTVIDQLAAEGKAVVFISSELPELLGMCDRIYTMAAGRLTGEFPRAEATQEVLMRQMTKDKEVTR; encoded by the coding sequence ATGGCGGGACCCGTCCTGGAAATGCGCTCGATCGTCAAGACCTTTCCCGGCGTAAAGGCGCTGTCGGACGTCACACTGACCGTCCGTCAGGGCGAGGTCCACGCCATCTGCGGTGAGAACGGTGCCGGGAAGTCCACCTTGATGAAGGTGCTCTCCGGCGTCCACCCTCACGGCAGTTACGAGGGCGAGATCCTCTTCGAGGGAGAGGAAGTCCGGTTCAAGGACATCCGGGCGAGCGAGCAGCACGGCATTGTGATCATCCACCAGGAGCTGGCGCTGTCGCCGTATCTCTCCCTGGCGGAGAACATCTTCCTCGGCAACGAACATGCCAAGGGCGGGTTCATCAACTGGCGCGAGACCCTGCGGCACGCCACCGAGCTGCTGCGTCGGGTCGGTCTGACCGACCACCCGGAAACCCGCGTCACCGACATCGGCGTGGGCAAGCAGCAGCTCGTGGAGATCGCGAAGGCGCTGTCGAAGAAGGTGAAGCTCCTCATCCTCGACGAGCCGACGGCGGCGCTGAACGACGAGGACAGCGACAAACTCCTCGATCTCATCCTGGAGTTGAAGAACCAGGGCATCACCTCGATCATCATCTCCCACAAGCTCAACGAGATCCGCAAGGTCGCGGACTCGGTGACGATCATCCGCGACGGGCACTCCATCGAGACGCTCGACGTGAAGTCACCTGAGACGACCGAGGACCGGATCATCAGCGGCATGGTCGGCCGCGACCTCGACCACCGCTTCCCCGAGCGCACCCCGCACGAGGCGGAGAAGAACGCGGCTCCGGCCCTGGAGATCCGCGACTGGACCGTGCACCACCCGATCGACCAGCAGCGCAAGGTCGTCGACGACGTGTCCATCCAGGTGCGGCGCGGGGAGATCGTCGGCATCGCCGGCCTCATGGGCGCCGGACGCACCGAGCTGGCCATGAGCGTCTTCGGACGCTCCTACGGCCGGTACGCGGGCGGCACGGTCCTCAAGGACGGCGAGGAGATCCGTACGAAGACCGTCGCGGAGGCGGTCGAACACGGGATCGCCTACGTCACGGAGGACCGCAAGCACTACGGCCTCAACCTCATCGACACGATCAACCGCAACATCTCCCTGACCGCCCTGAACAAGGTGGCCAAGCGGGGCGTCGTCGACGAGCAGGAGGAGCGGCAGGTCTCCGAGGGCTTCCGCAAGTCGATGAACATCAAGGCGCCCACCGTCTTCGAGCCGGTGGGCAAGCTGTCCGGCGGCAACCAGCAGAAGGTCGTCCTCAGCAAGTGGATCTTCGCCGGTCCCGACGTGCTGATCCTGGACGAGCCGACGCGCGGTATCGACGTCGGCGCCAAGTTCGAGATCTACACGGTCATCGACCAGCTGGCCGCCGAGGGCAAGGCGGTCGTCTTCATCTCCTCCGAACTGCCCGAACTGCTCGGAATGTGTGACCGCATCTACACGATGGCCGCCGGACGGCTCACGGGCGAGTTCCCGCGGGCCGAGGCCACGCAGGAAGTACTGATGCGCCAGATGACGAAGGACAAAGAGGTAACGCGATGA
- the chvE gene encoding multiple monosaccharide ABC transporter substrate-binding protein, with protein MRSRRAVLSAIASSAALALSLSACGQSGEGGSDASADSAKGGTIGIAMPTKSSERWITDGANVVKDLQAKGYKTKLVFGEDDPDQQVSQIENLITQGVKALIVAAIDNKSLNNVLQQAADAKIPVISYDRLILGTKNVDYYASFDNQKVGELQATYLVDKLGVASGKGPFNIELFAGSNDDNNTKYFFNGAMSVLKPYIDSKKLVVKSGQTELTKVTTLRWDGATAQKRMEDILTSTYTSGRVDAVLSPYDGISIGILAALKSDGYGAKNKPLPVISGQDAELASVKSIIAGQQSMTVYKDLRKLAQVATDMVDASLNGKKPEINDTKSYDNGTKIVPAFLLQPVSVDKSNYEKELVQGGYYTADQLK; from the coding sequence ATGCGTTCTCGCAGAGCCGTACTCTCCGCCATAGCCTCCTCCGCCGCCCTCGCCCTCTCCCTCTCCGCCTGTGGTCAGAGCGGCGAGGGTGGCAGCGACGCGAGCGCGGACAGCGCCAAGGGCGGCACCATCGGCATCGCGATGCCCACCAAGTCCTCCGAGCGCTGGATCACCGACGGCGCCAACGTCGTGAAGGACCTCCAGGCCAAGGGCTACAAGACCAAGCTGGTCTTCGGCGAGGACGACCCCGACCAGCAGGTCTCGCAGATCGAGAACCTGATCACCCAGGGTGTCAAGGCCCTGATCGTCGCGGCCATCGACAACAAGTCGCTGAACAACGTTCTCCAGCAGGCCGCCGACGCCAAGATCCCGGTCATCTCCTACGACCGCCTGATCCTCGGCACTAAGAACGTCGACTACTACGCGTCCTTCGACAACCAGAAGGTCGGCGAGCTCCAGGCCACCTACCTCGTGGACAAGCTGGGTGTGGCGAGCGGCAAGGGCCCGTTCAACATCGAGCTGTTCGCCGGCTCCAACGACGACAACAACACCAAGTACTTCTTCAACGGTGCGATGAGCGTGCTCAAGCCGTACATCGACAGCAAGAAGCTGGTGGTCAAGTCCGGCCAGACCGAGCTGACCAAGGTCACCACGCTGCGCTGGGACGGCGCCACCGCCCAGAAGCGCATGGAGGACATCCTCACCTCGACGTACACCAGCGGCCGGGTCGACGCGGTCCTCTCGCCCTACGACGGCATCTCCATCGGCATCCTCGCCGCGCTGAAGTCGGACGGTTACGGCGCCAAGAACAAGCCGCTGCCCGTCATCTCCGGCCAGGACGCCGAGCTGGCCTCGGTGAAGTCGATCATCGCCGGCCAGCAGTCGATGACCGTCTACAAGGACCTGCGCAAGCTCGCCCAGGTCGCCACGGACATGGTCGACGCCTCCCTCAACGGCAAGAAGCCCGAGATCAACGACACCAAGTCGTACGACAACGGCACCAAGATCGTCCCCGCCTTCCTGCTGCAGCCGGTGAGCGTCGACAAGAGCAACTACGAGAAGGAACTCGTCCAGGGCGGCTACTACACGGCGGACCAGCTCAAGTAA
- the mmsB gene encoding multiple monosaccharide ABC transporter permease — MSTDVTDKSPAAAPPGKGGGSATGGGLLRLVVDGLRRNMRQYGMLIALGLLVVLFQIWTDGDLLLPRNVSNLVLQNSYILILAIGMMLVIIAGHIDLSVGSLTAFTGAFAAVLTVQHGLSWPLALVLCLAIGAVAGAAQGFLIAYLGIPSFIVTLAGMLIFRGLTEMLLKGQTLGPFPDGLQKMGNGFLPEVGPDTNYHNITLLLGFALLTFAVLQEVRDRKRQQEFALEVVPRNLFLLKLVAIAAAILTVTMLLASYKGAPIILLILGILVVGYGYVMRNAVFGRHIYAIGGNLPAAKLSGVKDKKVTFLVFLNMGVLAAVAGLVVAARLNAASPKAGLSFELEAIASSFIGGASMSGGVGTILGAIIGGLVLGVLNNGMNLLSVGTDWQQVIKGLALLIAVGFDVWNKRKVGS; from the coding sequence ATGAGCACGGACGTGACGGACAAGAGCCCGGCGGCCGCGCCGCCCGGGAAGGGCGGGGGCTCAGCCACCGGCGGCGGGCTGCTCCGGCTCGTGGTGGACGGCCTGCGCCGCAACATGCGCCAGTACGGCATGCTGATCGCGCTCGGCCTGCTCGTCGTCCTCTTCCAGATATGGACCGACGGCGACCTGCTGCTGCCGCGCAACGTCTCCAACCTGGTCCTCCAGAACAGCTACATCCTGATCCTCGCGATCGGCATGATGCTGGTGATCATCGCGGGCCACATCGACCTGTCGGTCGGCTCGCTCACGGCGTTCACCGGCGCCTTCGCGGCCGTACTGACGGTGCAACACGGTCTGTCCTGGCCCCTCGCGCTGGTGCTGTGCCTGGCCATCGGCGCGGTGGCCGGCGCGGCGCAGGGCTTCCTGATCGCCTACCTCGGCATACCCTCCTTCATCGTCACCCTCGCGGGCATGCTGATCTTCCGTGGTCTGACGGAGATGCTCCTGAAGGGCCAGACGCTCGGCCCGTTCCCCGACGGCCTGCAGAAAATGGGTAACGGCTTCCTGCCGGAGGTCGGCCCGGACACCAACTACCACAACATCACGCTGCTGCTGGGCTTCGCCCTGCTGACCTTCGCGGTTCTCCAGGAGGTCCGGGACCGCAAGCGTCAGCAGGAGTTCGCGCTAGAAGTGGTGCCCAGGAACCTCTTCCTGCTCAAGCTCGTCGCCATCGCCGCCGCGATCCTCACCGTCACCATGCTGCTCGCCAGCTACAAGGGCGCGCCGATCATCCTGCTCATCCTCGGCATCCTGGTTGTCGGCTACGGCTACGTGATGCGCAACGCCGTCTTCGGCCGTCACATCTACGCCATCGGCGGCAACCTGCCGGCGGCGAAGCTGTCCGGCGTCAAGGACAAGAAGGTCACCTTCCTCGTCTTCCTGAACATGGGCGTGCTCGCGGCCGTGGCGGGTCTGGTGGTCGCCGCCCGTCTGAACGCGGCCTCGCCGAAGGCCGGCCTCAGCTTCGAACTGGAGGCGATCGCCTCGTCGTTCATCGGCGGCGCGTCCATGAGCGGCGGTGTCGGCACCATCCTCGGCGCCATCATCGGCGGTCTCGTCCTCGGTGTGCTGAACAACGGCATGAACCTTCTCAGCGTCGGCACCGACTGGCAGCAGGTCATCAAGGGCCTCGCCCTGCTGATCGCGGTCGGGTTCGACGTCTGGAACAAGCGCAAGGTCGGTTCGTAG
- a CDS encoding zinc-dependent alcohol dehydrogenase encodes MSSAVVIEAPGEHRLVPHEPRQPEAGEALVRVHAAGICGSDREVYQGNRPEGYVRYPLIPGHEWSGTVTAVGAGVPSTLVGRKVVGEGFRNCQVCDRCHAGETTLCTAGYEETGFTEPGAMATTLTLPARLLHVLPEDADLTAAALLEPAACIAAAALKAKAVPGERVAVVGTGTLGMFAIQFLKAGSPSELLVVGTRPDRAELSKKFGATDFRTKDQELPDDFDVVIETAGSADAARTAAALLRRGGRLVLTGIPAPGADGLDPTDLVVRQLEVHTVFGAAPDAWAHTVRVFGAGLLDPLPLVTHELPLEEFPQAIELVGSGDPKVGKVLLRP; translated from the coding sequence GTGAGCAGCGCCGTGGTGATCGAGGCTCCGGGCGAGCACCGTCTGGTGCCGCACGAGCCTCGTCAGCCGGAGGCCGGCGAGGCCCTCGTACGGGTCCACGCCGCCGGCATCTGCGGCAGCGACCGCGAGGTCTACCAGGGCAACAGGCCGGAGGGGTACGTCCGTTACCCCCTCATCCCGGGCCACGAGTGGTCCGGGACGGTGACGGCGGTCGGGGCCGGGGTGCCTTCGACTCTCGTAGGCCGCAAGGTGGTTGGCGAAGGTTTCCGCAACTGCCAGGTGTGCGACCGCTGTCACGCGGGCGAGACCACTCTGTGCACGGCGGGGTACGAGGAGACCGGGTTCACCGAGCCCGGTGCGATGGCCACCACGCTGACGCTGCCCGCCCGTCTGCTGCACGTTCTGCCCGAGGACGCGGATCTCACGGCGGCGGCGCTGCTGGAGCCGGCCGCGTGCATCGCGGCCGCCGCGCTCAAGGCGAAAGCCGTTCCGGGTGAGCGGGTCGCCGTGGTGGGCACGGGGACGCTCGGGATGTTCGCCATTCAGTTCCTGAAGGCGGGCTCGCCGTCCGAGCTGCTCGTCGTGGGGACGCGTCCGGACCGGGCCGAGCTGTCGAAGAAGTTCGGTGCCACGGACTTCCGTACCAAGGACCAGGAGCTCCCCGACGACTTCGACGTCGTCATCGAGACCGCCGGGTCCGCGGACGCCGCGCGTACCGCCGCCGCCCTGCTGCGGCGCGGTGGGCGGCTGGTCCTTACGGGGATCCCGGCGCCGGGTGCGGACGGGCTCGACCCGACGGATCTCGTCGTACGGCAGCTGGAGGTGCACACCGTGTTCGGTGCCGCGCCGGATGCCTGGGCGCACACGGTGCGGGTCTTCGGGGCCGGGCTCCTCGATCCGCTGCCGCTGGTCACGCACGAGCTCCCGTTGGAGGAGTTTCCGCAGGCCATCGAGTTGGTGGGGTCCGGCGACCCGAAGGTCGGAAAGGTCCTGCTGCGGCCATGA